A single window of Mangifera indica cultivar Alphonso chromosome 18, CATAS_Mindica_2.1, whole genome shotgun sequence DNA harbors:
- the LOC123202461 gene encoding peroxidase 2-like has protein sequence MASQTIIQLQIFLILVLSTTAFSAVLSPYYYEKVCPEALPTIKRIVEAAVYKERRMGGSLLRLHFHDCFVQGCDASVLLDATPTIDSEKNAVPNLHSLRGFGVIDQIKKEVDKICGGPVVSCADILAVVARDSVVALGGPSWTVALGRRDSTNASRNLANINLPSPTFNLAELISNFKNQGLDERDLVALSGGHTLGFSHCLLFKDRIYNATNIDPEFAEERRKSCPRIGGDNNLAPLDPTFARFDTAYFSNLIKEKGLLDSDQALFNGGSTDELVKRYSYKPLAFFADFANSMIKMGNIHVLTGKQGQIRSNCRKVNS, from the exons ATGGCTTCACAAACAATAATCCAGCTtcagatttttcttattttggttCTTTCAACAACAGCTTTCTCAGCCGTCCTGTCTCCTTATTACTATGAGAAAGTGTGTCCCGAAGCTTTGCCAACAATCAAACGAATAGTGGAAGCTGCTGTTTACAAAGAACGCCGCATGGGTGGCTCTCTTCTGCGTCTGCACTTCCATGACTGTTTTGTTCAG GGTTGCGATGCATCGGTTCTCCTGGATGCGACACCCACCATCGACAGTGAAAAGAACGCAGTTCCCAACCTTCATTCCCTTAGAGGTTTTGGAGTCATCGACCAGATTAAGAAAGAGGTTGACAAAATTTGTGGAGGCCCAGTTGTTTCTTGCGCAGACATTTTGGCTGTTGTAGCTCGTGATTCTGTTGTTGCG CTCGGAGGACCATCATGGACGGTGGCATTGGGGAGAAGAGACTCAACCAATGCTAGCAGGAACTTAGCTAATATCAACCTTCCATCACCAACATTTAATCTTGCAGAACTGATCAGTAACTTCAAAAACCAAGGGCTAGACGAGAGAGATTTAGTGGCGCTATCTGGTGGTCACACTCTTGGTTTTTCACATTGTCTTCTCTTTAAGGACAGAATTTACAATGCAACAAACATTGATCCGGAGTTTgcagaagagagaagaaagtcATGCCCACGTATAGGAGGAGACAACAATCTTGCTCCTTTGGACCCAACATTTGCCCGTTTTGATACTGCATATTTCTCTAATTTGATAAAAGAGAAGGGGCTTCTTGACTCAGATCAAGCACTTTTCAATGGTGGCTCAACCGATGAACTGGTAAAGCGTTACAGCTATAAGCCCTTGGCTTTCTTTGCTGATTTTGCCAACTCTATGATTAAGATGGGGAACATTCATGTGTTGACCGGGAAGCAAGGTCAAATTCGTTCGAATTGCAGGAAGGTGAATTCCTAA
- the LOC123202403 gene encoding G-type lectin S-receptor-like serine/threonine-protein kinase SD2-5: MHGEPTCRKNPTLCSSFLLGFLIVFLLSFRHGCCKSDIHTGYRLTLAVPVEYTVGFIGRAFLIESNQMAPNFKTALSVEAVNGKYSCSLQVFLGDVKVWNSGHYSHFYVSEKCVLELTQAGDLKLKGPKNRVGWRTGTSRQGVERLQILKTGNLVLLDALNLIKWQSFNFPTDVILWGQSLNLATRLTSFPTNSTEFYTFEIQYDKIALYLHSGKWNYSYWEFKPSKNRNITYIVLGSKGLEVYNDKAKKIAQIFSSQQLDPLRFLALGNKTGNFGLYYFSEDDYNFKAAFQAINDTCDLPLACKPCDICTFSNTCSSIHLLTQKHKKNSGCGEGAPGEVLCGRDKVEMLEFHGVTSVLKDAPRRVNVSKDLCANLCIDDCECVAALYSSDTKECKIYGVVIGVKQFEGGNGLSYMVKVQKGIHTSHGKSNLKKWVMILVGVVDGLIILLVFGGLAYYLIQKRRKKLLATGNNNTS, encoded by the exons ATGCACGGCGAACCCACCTGCCGGAAAAACCCAACTTTATGTTCATCCTTCTTGCTTGGTTTTCTCATTGTTTTCTTATTGAGTTTTCGCCATGGATGTTGCAAATCAGATATTCATACTGGATACAGGTTAACGCTTGCTGTACCTGTTGAATATACTGTAGGATTCATTGGGAGAGCTTTTCTGATTGAAAGCAATCAAATGGcaccaaattttaaaactgCATTGAGTGTTGAAGCTGTTAATGGGAAATACTCTTGTTCTTTGCAAGTTTTTCTTGGAGATGTCAAGGTGTGGAACTCTGGGCATTATTCGCATTTTTATGTGTCAGAAAAATGTGTCCTTGAATTGACTCAAGCCGGGGATTTAAAGCTAAAAGGTCCAAAGAACAGAGTTGGGTGGCGAACTGGGACTTCAAGACAAGGTGTGGAG AGATTGCAGATTCTTAAGACTGGTAATTTGGTTTTATTGGATGCTTTGAATCTTATAAAGTGGCAAAGTTTCAATTTTCCAACTGATGTAATACTTTGGGGGCAGAGCTTAAATCTGGCCACTCGCTTAACTTCTTTCCCCACCAACTCAACAGAATTCTACACATTTGAAATTCAATATGATAAAATTGCTTTATACCTTCATTCAGGTAAGTGGAACTATTCTTACTGGGAATTTAAGCCTTCTAAGAACAGAAACATCACCTATATTGTTTTGGGTTCAAAAGGCTTAGAGGTTTACAATGACAAAGCTAAAAAAATAGCCCAGATTTTTTCATCTCAACAATTAGACCCCTTGAGATTTTTAGCATTGGGAAATAAAACAGGAAATTTTGGACTGTATTATTTCTCAGAAGATGATTATAATTTTAAGGCAGCATTTCAAGCCATTAACGACACTTGTGATCTTCCCCTGGCCTGTAAACCTTGTGACATATGTACTTTCTCCAATACTTGTTCATCTATTCACCTGTTAACacaaaaacacaagaaaaattcTGGGTGTGGTGAAGGAGCTCCTGGAGAAGTGTTATGTGGAAGAGATAAGGTTGAGATGCTTGAATTCCATGGAGTTACAAGTGTACTAAAAGATGCTCCTAGAAGGGTTAATGTTAGCAAGGATTTATGTGCAAATTTGTGCATAGATGATTGTGAATGTGTTGCTGCATTGTATTCTTCTGATACAAAAGAATGCAAAATTTATGGAGTGGTTATTGGGGTAAAGCAATTTGAGGGGGGAAATGGATTGAGTTATATGGTAAAGGTTCAGAAAGGAATACATACCAGTCATGgcaagtcaaatttgaaaaaatgggtTATGATCTTGGTGGGGGTGGTTGATGGTCTGattattcttcttgtttttgGAGGGCTGGCCTACTATTTGAttcagaaaagaagaaagaagttaTTGGCTACTGGCAACAACAATACTTCTTGA
- the LOC123201817 gene encoding transcription factor bHLH61-like, which translates to MSSRGRKKAALYKNLMQLRDVTNSTALNKTSIVVDATKYIEELKQKVDSLNQEIGTSEISTVQNSLPVRVTVEALEKGFLINVYSEKNCPGLLVSILEAFEKLGLEVLDARVSCTDCFQLEAIGGDSSEGQVEGMDAQVVKQAVLQAINNVQAE; encoded by the exons ATGTCTTCTAGAGGGCGAAAGAAAGCTGCTTTATATAAGAATTTGATGCAGCTCCGTGATGTTACCAACTCTACTGCT CTGAACAAAACCTCAATCGTAGTAGATGCAACCAAGTATATAGAGGAGCTGAAGCAAAAAGTCGACAGTCTGAACCAAGAGATTGGGACCTCAGAAATTTCTACTGTCCAGAATTCATTACCTGTG CGGGTTACAGTTGAAGCCCTGGAAAAAGGGTTCCTTATTAATGTTTATTCAGAAAAGAATTGCCCCGGTTTACTGGTTTCCATACTGGAGGCCTTTGAGAAGCTTGGCCTTGAAGTGCTTGATGCTAGGGTTTCTTGTACTGACTGTTTCCAACTAGAAGCCATTGGAGGAGAC AGCTCTGAAGGACAGGTCGAGGGCATGGATGCTCAAGTTGTGAAACAAGCAGTGTTGCAGGCTATCAATAATGTACAGGCCGAGTGA